A region of Diospyros lotus cultivar Yz01 chromosome 3, ASM1463336v1, whole genome shotgun sequence DNA encodes the following proteins:
- the LOC127798355 gene encoding protein DAMAGED DNA-BINDING 2, whose amino-acid sequence MPPQTRRMLFPNVVIERDDESEESSSEEEAPSDDHSDGVEDEDEEGEEIEEVQNGRNSVEEASVSAAKKKGKAPITISLKKVCKVCKRTGHQAGFQGATYIDCPMKPCFLCKMPGHTTMTCPHRVASEHGVVPAPRKNSGSALDYVFERQLRPKVPTIKPDFLIPDQVNCAVIRYHSRRVTCLEFHPTNNNILLSGDKKGQLGVWDYGKVHEKTVYGSVHDCLLNNMKFNPMKDGTVYAASSDGTISCTDLETGISLSLMDLNPNGWQGPSSWRMLYGLDVNAERGVVLVADNFGFLYMVDIRSSNKVGKAILIHKKGSKVVGLHCNPVEPDLFLSCGNDHFARLWDMRWLEGGSSLYSLPHRRVVNSAYFSPHSGSKILTTSQDNRLRIWDNIFGNLDSPSREIVHSHDFNRHLTPFRAEWDPKDPTESLVVIGRYISENYNGAALHPIDFIDVSTGQLVAEVTDPNITTISPVNKLHPRDDVLASGSSRSLFIWRPKERTEAEQPKDEKKIVVCGKAGKKLNKRLAGESDDSDNEFSTIKGKNSRSGKAGPKTFRRGIKIKD is encoded by the exons ATGCCCCCCCAAACCAGAAGGATGTTATTCCCAAATGTCGTGATCGAGAGAGACGACGAATCGGAAGAAAGTTCTTCGGAGGAAGAAGCACCGAGCGACGACCATAGCGACGGcgtggaagatgaagatgaagaaggagaagaaatcgAAGAGGTTCAGAATGGAAGAAACAGCGTCGAAGAGGCCTCTGTGTCTGCGgcgaagaagaaagggaaagcTCCGATCACTATCAGCCTTAAGAAAGTCTGCAAA GTGTGCAAGCGAACGGGTCATCAAGCGGGATTCCAGGGGGCCACTTACATTGATTGCCCTATGAAACCATGCTTTCTCTGCAAAATGCCTG GCCACACTACAATGACTTGCCCACATCGAGTTGCTAGTGAGCATGGGGTTGTCCCAGCACCTCGGAAAAACTCGGGTAGCGCGTTGGACTATGTATTTGAACGCCAGCTGAGGCCCAAAGTCCCCACA ATCAAGCCAGATTTTTTGATTCCAGATCAGGTGAACTGTGCAGTGATCAGATACCATAGTAGAAGAGTTACGTGCTTGGAGTTTCATCCAACTAATAATAACATTCTGTTATCTGGAGATAAG AAAGGACAACTTGGGGTTTGGGACTATGGTAAAGTACATGAGAAGACAGTATATGGGAGCGTACATGATTGCTTACTTAACAACATGAA GTTCAACCCCATGAAAGATGGAACAGTATATGCTGCGTCCTCTGATGGAACCATCAGTTGCACTGATTTGGAGACTGGAATTTCATTGTCGTTGATGGACCTTAACCCTAATGGATGGCAG GGCCCGAGCTCTTGGAGAATGCTTTATGGGTTGGATGTCAACGCTGAGAGAGGTGTTGTGCTTGTTGCAGATAACTTCGGGTTTCTATATAT GGTGGATATTCGCTCCAGCAACAAAGTAGGGAAGGCTATTTTGATCCATAAGAAAGGAAGCAAAGTTGTGGGACTACATTGCAATCCAGTTGAGCCAGATCTTTTTTTGAGTTGTGGGAATGATCATTTT gCTCGTTTGTGGGACATGCGTTGGTTAGAAGGTGGATCTTCTCTTTACAGTCTTCCCCACAGACGTGTAGTTAACTCTGCATATTTTTCTCCACATAGTGGAAGCAAGATACTTACTACATCACAGGACAACCGTCTTCGAATATGGGATAATATCTTTGGCAATTTGGACTCCCCAAGTCGAGAAATTGTTCATAGCCATGATTTCAATAGACATTTGACTCCTTTTCGGGCTGAATGGGATCCAAAG GATCCTACAGAGTCCCTTGTGGTCATTGGGCGATACATAAGTGAAAATTATAATGGAGCCGCTTTGCATCCCATTGATTTTATAGATGTTAGCACTGGGCAACTTGTTGCTGAGGTTACTGACCCCAACATTACTACTATCAGTCCTGTCAACAAGTTACATCCACGGGATGATGTATTGGCTTCTGGTAGTTCAAG ATCTCTTTTCATATGGAGGCCCAAGGAGAGGACAGAAGCTGAGCAACCGAAGGATGAAAAGAAGATTGTTGTTTGTGGAAAGGCTGGTAAGAAACTGAACAAGAGGCTTGCCGGTGAAAGTGATGATTCTGATAATGAATTTTCCACAATCAAGGGCAAGAACTCCAGATCTGGAAAAGCTGGACCGAAAACATTTCGTCGCGGTATTAAGATCAAGGATTAA
- the LOC127798306 gene encoding inositol 3-kinase isoform X1 yields MVSQNQHPLPPQQSRRGLIAGNYCHDVLIKDGTVVAETLGGAASFVSAILDALSIPSTYVAKVGPDFAYSVDHSPIVSPLSETTLFHAHFSSQPRRQDRVLKRVRACNPILPSDLPGSRFDFGMAVGVAGEILPETLERMLDSCDLVFVDIQALIRVFDSDDGTVRLVGLKDSGFFHLLPRIGFLKASAEEAPFIDLDEARKWCCVVVTSGKDGCTVYWKDGEAQIAPFPAVQVDPTGAGDSFLGGFAVGLIQGLAVPDAALLGNFFGSLTVGRIGLPNFDSKLMQKVKDEIYRRKMQCSTYPERWDEGLKFMKQLGHDQFHASLGAAKLTCRIQEHGHELSSSPLAVEQDMYHQLTGQQKSLLDSVYEEPIKSVCGKP; encoded by the exons ATGGTGAGTCAAAACCAACACCCTCTGCCGCCGCAGCAATCTCGCCGTGGCCTAATCGCCGGCAACTACTGTCACGACGTCCTCATCAAGGATGGCACCGTAGTCGCCGAGACCCTCGGAGGCGCCGCCTCCTTTGTCTCCGCCATCCTCGACGCCCTCTCCATCCCCTCCACGTACGTCGCCAAGGTCGGCCCCGACTTCGCCTACTCCGTCGACCACAGCCCGATCGTCTCCCCCTTATCGGAGACCACTCTCTTCCACGCGCATTTCTCGTCCCAGCCGAGGCGCCAGGACCGGGTCCTGAAGCGGGTCCGAGCTTGCAACCCGATATTGCCCTCGGATCTGCCTGGGTCGCGATTCGATTTCGGCATGGCGGTGGGCGTTGCCGGCGAAATTCTTCCGGAAACCCTAGAGAGAATGCTCGATTCGTGCGACCTGGTGTTCGTCGACATTCAGGCGCTCATTCGGGTTTTCGATTCGGACGACGGGACCGTGAGGCTTGTGGGATTGAAGGATAGCGGCTTCTTCCATTTGTTGCCTCGGATAGGGTTTCTCAAGGCGTCGGCAGAGGAAGCCCCGTTCATTGACTTGGATGAGGCCAGGAAGTGGTGCTGCGTGGTTGTGACCAGCGGGAAAGATGGTTGTACTGTGTATTGGAAAGACGGCGAAGCTCAGATAGCGCCTTTTCCGGCTGTCCAGGTCGATCCGACCGGTGCCGGCGACAGTTTTCTCGGCGGCTTTGCGGTGGGGCTTATTCAGGGATTGGCTGTCCCGGACGCTGCTTTGTTGGGGAACTTCTTTGGGTCTCTGACTGTAGGCCGTATTGGGCTTCCGAACTTCGACTCTAAGTTGATGCAG aaGGTCAAGGATGAAATCTATAGGAGGAAGATGCAATGCAGCACCTACCCTGAGAGATGGGATGAAGGATTGAAGTTCATGAAGCAATTAGGTCACGATCAGTTCCATGCATCACTTGGAGCAGCCAAATTAACCTGCAGGATCCAGGAACATGGACATGAGTTGTCCAGTTCTCCCCTAGCAGTTGAGCAGGATATGTACCATCAGCTCACCGGTCAGCAGAAATCGTTACTTGATTCTGTCTATGAAGAACCGATTAAGTCAGTTTGTGGTAAACCTTGA
- the LOC127798306 gene encoding inositol 3-kinase isoform X3, translated as MVSQNQHPLPPQQSRRGLIAGNYCHDVLIKDGTVVAETLGGAASFVSAILDALSIPSTYVAKVGPDFAYSVDHSPIVSPLSETTLFHAHFSSQPRRQDRVLKRVRACNPILPSDLPGSRFDFGMAVGVAGEILPETLERMLDSCDLVFVDIQALIRVFDSDDGTVRLVGLKDSGFFHLLPRIGFLKASAEEAPFIDLDEARKWCCVVVTSGKDGCTVYWKDGEAQIAPFPAVQVDPTGAGDSFLGGFAVGLIQGLAVPDAALLGNFFGSLTVGRIGLPNFDSKLMQASADKLVSVFCPLRRSLMAQLD; from the exons ATGGTGAGTCAAAACCAACACCCTCTGCCGCCGCAGCAATCTCGCCGTGGCCTAATCGCCGGCAACTACTGTCACGACGTCCTCATCAAGGATGGCACCGTAGTCGCCGAGACCCTCGGAGGCGCCGCCTCCTTTGTCTCCGCCATCCTCGACGCCCTCTCCATCCCCTCCACGTACGTCGCCAAGGTCGGCCCCGACTTCGCCTACTCCGTCGACCACAGCCCGATCGTCTCCCCCTTATCGGAGACCACTCTCTTCCACGCGCATTTCTCGTCCCAGCCGAGGCGCCAGGACCGGGTCCTGAAGCGGGTCCGAGCTTGCAACCCGATATTGCCCTCGGATCTGCCTGGGTCGCGATTCGATTTCGGCATGGCGGTGGGCGTTGCCGGCGAAATTCTTCCGGAAACCCTAGAGAGAATGCTCGATTCGTGCGACCTGGTGTTCGTCGACATTCAGGCGCTCATTCGGGTTTTCGATTCGGACGACGGGACCGTGAGGCTTGTGGGATTGAAGGATAGCGGCTTCTTCCATTTGTTGCCTCGGATAGGGTTTCTCAAGGCGTCGGCAGAGGAAGCCCCGTTCATTGACTTGGATGAGGCCAGGAAGTGGTGCTGCGTGGTTGTGACCAGCGGGAAAGATGGTTGTACTGTGTATTGGAAAGACGGCGAAGCTCAGATAGCGCCTTTTCCGGCTGTCCAGGTCGATCCGACCGGTGCCGGCGACAGTTTTCTCGGCGGCTTTGCGGTGGGGCTTATTCAGGGATTGGCTGTCCCGGACGCTGCTTTGTTGGGGAACTTCTTTGGGTCTCTGACTGTAGGCCGTATTGGGCTTCCGAACTTCGACTCTAAGTTGATGCAG GCATCAGCCGATAAACTTGTGTCTGTGTTTTGCCCACTAAGAAGATCCTTGATGGCCCAGCTGGATTGA
- the LOC127798306 gene encoding inositol 3-kinase isoform X2 has protein sequence MVSQNQHPLPPQQSRRGLIAGNYCHDVLIKDGTVVAETLGGAASFVSAILDALSIPSTYVAKVGPDFAYSVDHSPIVSPLSETTLFHAHFSSQPRRQDRVLKRVRACNPILPSDLPGSRFDFGMAVGVAGEILPETLERMLDSCDLVFVDIQALIRVFDSDDGTVRLVGLKDSGFFHLLPRIGFLKASAEEAPFIDLDEARKWCCVVVTSGKDGCTVYWKDGEAQIAPFPAVQVDPTGAGDSFLGGFAVGLIQGLAVPDAALLGNFFGSLTVGRIGLPNFDSKLMQVKDEIYRRKMQCSTYPERWDEGLKFMKQLGHDQFHASLGAAKLTCRIQEHGHELSSSPLAVEQDMYHQLTGQQKSLLDSVYEEPIKSVCGKP, from the exons ATGGTGAGTCAAAACCAACACCCTCTGCCGCCGCAGCAATCTCGCCGTGGCCTAATCGCCGGCAACTACTGTCACGACGTCCTCATCAAGGATGGCACCGTAGTCGCCGAGACCCTCGGAGGCGCCGCCTCCTTTGTCTCCGCCATCCTCGACGCCCTCTCCATCCCCTCCACGTACGTCGCCAAGGTCGGCCCCGACTTCGCCTACTCCGTCGACCACAGCCCGATCGTCTCCCCCTTATCGGAGACCACTCTCTTCCACGCGCATTTCTCGTCCCAGCCGAGGCGCCAGGACCGGGTCCTGAAGCGGGTCCGAGCTTGCAACCCGATATTGCCCTCGGATCTGCCTGGGTCGCGATTCGATTTCGGCATGGCGGTGGGCGTTGCCGGCGAAATTCTTCCGGAAACCCTAGAGAGAATGCTCGATTCGTGCGACCTGGTGTTCGTCGACATTCAGGCGCTCATTCGGGTTTTCGATTCGGACGACGGGACCGTGAGGCTTGTGGGATTGAAGGATAGCGGCTTCTTCCATTTGTTGCCTCGGATAGGGTTTCTCAAGGCGTCGGCAGAGGAAGCCCCGTTCATTGACTTGGATGAGGCCAGGAAGTGGTGCTGCGTGGTTGTGACCAGCGGGAAAGATGGTTGTACTGTGTATTGGAAAGACGGCGAAGCTCAGATAGCGCCTTTTCCGGCTGTCCAGGTCGATCCGACCGGTGCCGGCGACAGTTTTCTCGGCGGCTTTGCGGTGGGGCTTATTCAGGGATTGGCTGTCCCGGACGCTGCTTTGTTGGGGAACTTCTTTGGGTCTCTGACTGTAGGCCGTATTGGGCTTCCGAACTTCGACTCTAAGTTGATGCAG GTCAAGGATGAAATCTATAGGAGGAAGATGCAATGCAGCACCTACCCTGAGAGATGGGATGAAGGATTGAAGTTCATGAAGCAATTAGGTCACGATCAGTTCCATGCATCACTTGGAGCAGCCAAATTAACCTGCAGGATCCAGGAACATGGACATGAGTTGTCCAGTTCTCCCCTAGCAGTTGAGCAGGATATGTACCATCAGCTCACCGGTCAGCAGAAATCGTTACTTGATTCTGTCTATGAAGAACCGATTAAGTCAGTTTGTGGTAAACCTTGA